The genomic interval ACAGAGGGCAAATTTGGAGAAATTGACCGTGATATGCATTTTACATTAAATCCTTATTCCGAATGGTATCAAAACACTTTACGTATTGCGGGAAGTCCAACTGCAGAATATCATGCGAAAACGTATGGTGAAGATTTTGAATATGAGCAATTTGCAGATTTATGGAAAGCAGAAAAATGGAATCCTGAAGCATGGGCAACATTGTTCGAAAAAGCAGGTGCGAAATATGTCGTTTTAACTACAATGCATCACGATGGGTTCAACTTATGGCCTAGTCGCTACAATCAAGATTACAGTGTTGCAACTAAAGGGCCGAAACGTGATTTAGTGGGTGAATTGACTGATGCGGTACGTCAAAAAAACTTAAAAATGGGACACTATTATTCAGGTGGTTTGAACTGGCGCTTTACGTTTGAGCCGATTGTAACATTTGAAGATGTCAAATATGTGCGTCCAATTACGTATGATTTTGCAGATTATGCGTATAAACAATTTGCTGAACTGATTGAAAAATACCAACCTGATATTTTATGGAATGACATCGGTTGGCCTGATAAAGGTTTAGAAGATGTGAAGCATTTATTTGCTTATTATTACAACAAAGTGCCTGAAGGTGTCGTAAATGATCGTTGGCATATTGAGAAAAATGCGCCGAACTGGAATCATCCACCAGAAAAGTTTGAAACATGGGAAGACTTTGATACGAAAGAGTATTCCAATAATCATCAAGCTGCTCAAAAGAAATGGGAATATACGCGTGGTATGGGTTATTCTTTTGCTTTCAATAGTAATGAAGGTGAAGAAGAAACGATTTCAGAAGAAGAACTTGTCAGCCTACTCATTGAAGTGGTAAGTAAAAACGGCAACTTATTATTAAATGTCGGTCCGCGTCCAGATGGTACTATTCCTGAAATTCAAGTGGAACGTCTTCATCAACTTGGTGCATGGTTAGAAATGAATGGCGAAGGGATTTACGAGACACGTCCAAGTGCACAACCTTCTATCAAATTAGACGAAGGCACAACAGTGTTCTTTACACAAAAAGAAGATGTGACATTCGCATTTTTAACAGGAGAAGTGACGCAAGAATCGACACTTGAGTTGGACGAATTACAAGAAGTTCATAAAGTAGAAACTTTAAACCCAGGTGATGATATTGAAACGGAAATCCATGGTACAACAGTTACGATTCGATTCAAGCAACAAGCAGATACAGTAGCACACGGTTTTAAATTGATACATTAAAAATGATGTTTGACTAAAGGGAGGTCATTGTATGGTTGAGGTATTAAAAAACTATGTTAATGGTGAATTTTTAGAAGGTCATGCAGATGAAGTGATTGATGTTGTGAATCCGTCGACTGAAGCAGTGATTGCGCAAGTGCCGACTGGTGATGTGGCTCTAGTACGT from Staphylococcus sp. MI 10-1553 carries:
- a CDS encoding alpha-L-fucosidase, translating into MYYTPSWESLKQHPLPKWFDDAKFGIFIHWGPYSVPHWANTEGKFGEIDRDMHFTLNPYSEWYQNTLRIAGSPTAEYHAKTYGEDFEYEQFADLWKAEKWNPEAWATLFEKAGAKYVVLTTMHHDGFNLWPSRYNQDYSVATKGPKRDLVGELTDAVRQKNLKMGHYYSGGLNWRFTFEPIVTFEDVKYVRPITYDFADYAYKQFAELIEKYQPDILWNDIGWPDKGLEDVKHLFAYYYNKVPEGVVNDRWHIEKNAPNWNHPPEKFETWEDFDTKEYSNNHQAAQKKWEYTRGMGYSFAFNSNEGEEETISEEELVSLLIEVVSKNGNLLLNVGPRPDGTIPEIQVERLHQLGAWLEMNGEGIYETRPSAQPSIKLDEGTTVFFTQKEDVTFAFLTGEVTQESTLELDELQEVHKVETLNPGDDIETEIHGTTVTIRFKQQADTVAHGFKLIH